The following proteins come from a genomic window of Winogradskyella sp. PC-19:
- a CDS encoding histone deacetylase, whose product MLKIAFHPIYKHPLPEGHRFPMEKYELLPQQLLYEGTCIPDNFFEPERPNDKYILAVHEPEYYYDLLNITLDQRAARKIGFPLSEVLVERERLITDGTIKATKYALQNGIAMNIAGGTHHAYTNRGEAFCMLNDQAIGARYLQSKDLSQKVLIVDLDVHQGNGTAEIFQNDKSVFTFSMHGKSNYPFRKEQSDLDIALENDTDDDTYLKILKNTLPKLIDQQQPDFIFYLCGVDVVESDKLGKLGMSIDGCKERDRFVLEQCKSNNIPVMCSMGGGYSPDIKTIVDAHTNTFRLAQEIFF is encoded by the coding sequence GTGCTTAAAATAGCCTTTCATCCTATTTACAAACATCCACTGCCAGAAGGACATCGTTTCCCTATGGAAAAATACGAGTTATTACCGCAGCAATTATTATATGAAGGTACCTGTATTCCAGACAATTTTTTTGAACCAGAAAGACCAAATGACAAATATATTTTAGCAGTACATGAGCCTGAATATTATTATGATTTACTAAACATTACACTAGACCAACGTGCAGCAAGAAAAATTGGTTTTCCTTTAAGTGAAGTCTTGGTAGAACGCGAAAGGTTAATTACAGACGGGACAATAAAAGCGACTAAATATGCTTTGCAAAACGGTATTGCCATGAATATTGCTGGTGGCACACACCATGCATATACTAATCGAGGTGAAGCATTTTGCATGCTTAATGACCAAGCAATTGGTGCTAGATATCTCCAATCAAAAGACTTATCTCAAAAAGTATTAATCGTTGACCTTGATGTTCATCAAGGTAATGGTACTGCCGAGATATTTCAGAATGATAAATCAGTATTTACTTTTTCGATGCACGGAAAAAGCAATTACCCTTTTCGAAAAGAACAAAGTGATTTGGATATTGCCTTAGAAAATGACACCGATGATGACACCTATTTAAAAATATTAAAGAATACACTTCCCAAACTAATTGACCAGCAGCAACCCGATTTTATATTCTATTTATGTGGTGTTGATGTTGTCGAATCAGATAAATTAGGTAAACTAGGTATGAGTATTGATGGCTGTAAAGAAAGGGATCGATTTGTTTTAGAGCAATGCAAAAGCAACAACATACCTGTCATGTGTAGTATGGGTGGCGGCTATTCGCCAGATATAAAAACCATTGTAGATGCACACACCAATACATTTCGTCTAGCTCAAGAAATTTTCTTTTAA
- a CDS encoding helix-turn-helix domain-containing protein → MTHHFKDFSTDAILNIGSTSILKQFERAKQTDLYTFIWAKSNAIELIIDSVPFTLEPNHIVALTPIQYLEYISGNNAIVYQFNRDFYCIKDHDKEVSCVGVLFFGNSNIPVIYLDSIELPKFETLHSVFIDELETKDNIQAEMLRMLMARFIIKSTRLLKAKAGIVETPKSSKVDLLRSFNFLVEQHFRTEHSVGFYADKLFKSPKTLSNNFAKLNHSPLQIIHERIILEAKRLLIYTDKTAKEIAYEVGFEDASHLSRLFKKHTSQSPSTFKKQLKSSS, encoded by the coding sequence ATGACACATCATTTTAAAGATTTTTCGACCGACGCTATTTTAAATATAGGTAGTACATCCATTTTAAAACAATTTGAAAGAGCTAAACAAACTGATCTTTACACCTTTATATGGGCAAAGTCTAATGCTATTGAACTTATTATTGATAGTGTTCCATTTACATTAGAGCCTAATCATATAGTTGCTTTAACACCTATTCAATATTTAGAATACATCAGTGGTAATAACGCCATTGTATACCAGTTTAACCGTGATTTTTATTGTATCAAGGACCACGACAAAGAAGTGAGTTGTGTAGGCGTATTATTCTTCGGGAACTCTAACATTCCTGTCATTTATTTAGATAGTATTGAGTTACCAAAATTTGAAACCTTGCATAGTGTTTTTATTGACGAGTTAGAAACAAAAGATAATATCCAAGCCGAAATGTTAAGAATGCTTATGGCTAGATTTATAATTAAAAGTACACGTTTGCTAAAAGCAAAAGCTGGCATTGTAGAAACTCCTAAAAGTTCTAAAGTCGATTTACTGCGTTCGTTTAATTTTTTAGTCGAACAGCATTTTAGAACAGAACACAGTGTTGGGTTTTATGCAGATAAATTGTTTAAATCTCCCAAAACACTCTCTAATAATTTTGCTAAACTTAATCATAGTCCACTTCAAATCATTCACGAACGTATTATATTAGAAGCCAAGCGACTTTTAATTTACACTGATAAAACAGCAAAAGAGATTGCCTATGAAGTTGGTTTTGAAGATGCTTCTCACCTAAGTCGACTTTTCAAAAAACACACATCACAATCACCATCTACCTTTAAAAAACAACTAAAATCTTCATCTTAG
- a CDS encoding carboxymuconolactone decarboxylase family protein — translation MSTFNVPTRENVSANNQAIFDNLNKALGFVPNLYATYANSDTALENYLNFANAKTSLSAKEKEVVNLAVSQVNDCIYCLSAHTAIGKMNGFNEAQILEFRAGYSSINSKLDALAKLAKNITENRGKTNADILENYFNAGYTKGNLIDTISLVGDKTISNYVHSTTQVPVDFPIAQPLELETV, via the coding sequence ATGAGCACATTTAATGTACCAACAAGAGAAAACGTAAGCGCAAACAACCAAGCAATTTTTGACAACCTAAACAAAGCTTTAGGGTTTGTTCCAAACCTATATGCAACTTATGCAAATAGCGATACAGCTTTAGAGAACTATTTAAATTTTGCAAATGCCAAAACATCACTTTCTGCAAAAGAAAAAGAAGTTGTAAACTTAGCTGTAAGTCAAGTAAATGACTGTATTTATTGTTTATCTGCACACACAGCAATAGGAAAAATGAATGGTTTTAATGAAGCTCAGATTCTAGAATTCAGAGCAGGATATTCTTCTATTAATAGCAAACTAGATGCTTTAGCAAAATTAGCTAAAAACATAACTGAAAATAGAGGTAAAACAAACGCTGATATTTTAGAAAACTACTTTAATGCAGGTTATACAAAAGGAAACCTTATAGACACAATTTCTTTAGTTGGAGATAAGACTATATCTAACTATGTACATAGCACGACTCAAGTTCCTGTGGATTTCCCAATAGCACAACCTTTAGAATTAGAAACAGTATAA
- a CDS encoding cupredoxin domain-containing protein, with translation MKKVISILVIALAFTLSSNAQDNMKKDTMVKGEKAQVVSLEQTKGKFTQDALTLTEGSYIFEISNNNVGHQVGFVLVPKGKDASKPENHIKTAYVTKVVDNNTKETSKVTTLKKGEYVYFCPMNPTPQYTLTVK, from the coding sequence ATGAAAAAAGTAATTTCAATCCTAGTAATCGCATTAGCATTTACCTTAAGCAGCAATGCACAAGACAATATGAAAAAAGATACAATGGTAAAAGGCGAAAAAGCCCAAGTTGTTTCTTTAGAACAGACCAAAGGTAAGTTTACTCAAGATGCTTTGACCTTAACCGAAGGCTCATATATATTTGAAATATCAAATAATAATGTAGGACATCAAGTTGGATTTGTATTGGTACCAAAAGGTAAAGATGCATCCAAACCAGAAAACCATATTAAAACAGCTTATGTAACAAAAGTTGTAGATAATAATACTAAGGAAACCTCTAAAGTTACTACTTTAAAAAAAGGTGAGTATGTATACTTCTGTCCCATGAATCCAACACCACAATACACGTTAACAGTAAAGTAA
- a CDS encoding T9SS type A sorting domain-containing protein, with the protein MKLNYILSLTILFSISISSAQEIIVIDNSSPESQTATCTLPITNYSSDTYIPMRESVKTRIENRIMPCATINVNYINFPTNVINPSLPGPEQAAFQVAVDIWSNLIDSPVPITINANWTNLGASTLGSASAEFFAEIPGGGTNTLYPAALAEKIIGAEINGPNSVDITCNFNSQFSNWFFGDGVNDENDIASNEFDFISVVLHELGHGLGVAGFGIRIGNGSTSPFQGNIRRDVTGDFLPPNAQYFSIWDTYIDAPSIFGLPQTILDENNYPDPSDVMLAAFTGNGLTCNSPIAVAQNGGIAPKTFAPTNFNPGSSYSHWDESTFNGTPNALMTPQFGQGEVIQDPGNITLGFMEDMGWTLCQGSLSTNDFALENIKVSPNPFTNSITIELPPQIANQEFNIRIVDINGRIMNTTDSEIRSGEITISNLSNLKNALYFLNIESTTSDLSITKKIIKR; encoded by the coding sequence ATGAAATTAAACTACATTTTAAGCCTAACAATATTATTTTCTATTTCTATAAGTTCTGCACAAGAGATTATTGTAATAGACAACTCGTCTCCAGAAAGTCAAACAGCTACTTGTACATTACCCATTACTAATTACAGTAGTGATACATATATTCCGATGCGAGAATCCGTAAAAACTAGAATTGAAAATAGGATAATGCCTTGTGCAACTATTAATGTAAATTATATCAATTTCCCAACAAATGTAATTAATCCATCACTTCCTGGTCCAGAACAAGCTGCATTTCAAGTAGCTGTAGATATTTGGTCAAACCTTATAGATTCTCCAGTGCCAATCACTATCAATGCAAATTGGACAAATCTTGGTGCCAGTACTTTAGGAAGTGCAAGTGCAGAGTTTTTTGCAGAAATTCCTGGCGGAGGTACAAACACACTATACCCAGCTGCATTAGCTGAAAAAATTATTGGTGCTGAAATTAATGGGCCTAACTCGGTAGATATAACATGTAATTTTAATTCACAATTTTCTAATTGGTTCTTTGGTGACGGTGTTAATGATGAAAATGACATTGCTAGTAATGAATTTGATTTTATCTCAGTTGTACTCCACGAACTTGGACACGGTTTAGGTGTTGCAGGGTTTGGTATAAGAATTGGTAATGGGTCTACATCTCCGTTTCAAGGTAATATTAGAAGAGATGTAACAGGAGATTTTTTACCTCCAAACGCACAATATTTTAGCATTTGGGATACCTATATTGATGCGCCAAGTATATTTGGTCTTCCGCAGACTATCTTAGATGAAAATAACTATCCTGATCCTTCTGACGTGATGTTAGCTGCTTTTACAGGTAATGGATTGACATGTAATTCTCCAATAGCTGTAGCACAGAATGGTGGTATTGCCCCAAAAACTTTTGCACCAACCAATTTTAACCCTGGTTCTAGTTATAGCCATTGGGACGAAAGTACATTTAACGGCACTCCTAATGCTTTGATGACGCCACAATTTGGTCAAGGAGAAGTAATACAAGACCCTGGGAATATTACCTTGGGCTTTATGGAAGATATGGGTTGGACTCTATGTCAAGGGTCATTAAGTACTAATGATTTTGCATTAGAAAATATAAAAGTAAGTCCTAATCCTTTTACAAATTCTATTACTATTGAATTACCACCACAAATAGCTAATCAAGAATTTAATATTAGGATTGTAGATATTAATGGTCGTATAATGAACACTACAGATAGTGAAATTAGAAGTGGAGAAATCACAATCTCTAACTTAAGCAATCTTAAAAATGCACTTTACTTTTTAAACATAGAAAGTACTACATCTGATTTAAGCATTACAAAGAAGATTATCAAGAGATAA
- a CDS encoding single-stranded DNA-binding protein, whose translation MNTLRNKVQLIGNLGNDPEIVNLESGKTLAKFSVATNESYKNAQGEKVTDTQWHNIVAWGKTAQIVEKYVGKGKEVAIEGKLTTRSWEDKDGIKRYTTEVVCSELLMLGK comes from the coding sequence ATGAACACATTAAGAAACAAAGTACAGTTGATTGGAAACTTAGGAAATGACCCAGAAATCGTAAACTTAGAATCTGGAAAAACGTTAGCTAAATTCTCTGTCGCAACAAATGAAAGTTACAAAAATGCGCAAGGCGAAAAAGTAACAGACACACAGTGGCACAATATTGTCGCTTGGGGAAAGACCGCCCAGATTGTAGAAAAGTATGTTGGTAAAGGAAAAGAAGTTGCTATTGAAGGTAAATTAACAACTAGAAGTTGGGAAGATAAAGATGGTATTAAAAGATACACTACAGAAGTTGTATGTAGTGAGCTTTTAATGCTTGGTAAATAA
- a CDS encoding GNAT family N-acetyltransferase: MLREFSKNDVDALFKMDSNPIVHEFLGNNPVKKKSESEKYIEDCINKYKDHGVCRLAVIEKESGAFIGWSGLRFINDYSFNDKTNFYDVGYRLMPEYWNKGYATEAGKASIDFGFDTLNLDTIYGITELGNIASHKALLKIGLNYIENFKHNDGSILNWYNIKNQKL; encoded by the coding sequence ATTCTTAGAGAATTCAGTAAAAATGATGTAGATGCACTTTTCAAAATGGATTCTAACCCAATTGTACATGAATTTTTGGGTAATAATCCTGTAAAAAAGAAGTCAGAATCTGAAAAATATATCGAAGATTGTATTAATAAATACAAAGACCATGGTGTCTGTCGATTGGCAGTTATTGAAAAAGAAAGTGGAGCCTTTATTGGATGGTCTGGTCTTAGATTTATAAACGATTACAGTTTTAATGATAAAACCAATTTCTATGATGTAGGATATAGGCTTATGCCTGAGTATTGGAATAAAGGCTATGCTACCGAAGCTGGCAAAGCTTCTATTGATTTTGGATTCGACACCTTAAATCTAGATACGATTTATGGTATTACAGAACTTGGTAATATTGCATCGCACAAAGCCCTATTAAAAATAGGCTTAAATTATATAGAAAATTTCAAACATAATGATGGTAGTATTTTAAATTGGTACAACATCAAAAATCAAAAGTTATGA
- a CDS encoding CBS domain-containing protein: MGIKSFQGARKQQVNVQDKLLKVKDYMTTNLITFSPNQKVHSVVEAIIKNKISGGPVVNEKNELIGIISEGDCLKQLSESCYYNMPLEEDLVEKRMIKDVETIDGNMDIFDAANKFLSSKRRRFPIVENGKLVGQISQKDILKAALYLKSENWNSSTKG; the protein is encoded by the coding sequence ATGGGTATCAAAAGTTTTCAAGGCGCACGTAAGCAGCAAGTCAATGTTCAGGACAAGTTGCTAAAAGTAAAAGATTATATGACGACTAACTTAATTACCTTTTCGCCTAATCAAAAAGTACATTCGGTAGTCGAAGCAATTATTAAAAATAAGATTTCTGGTGGACCTGTCGTAAATGAAAAAAACGAATTGATAGGTATTATATCTGAAGGTGATTGCCTTAAACAATTAAGTGAAAGCTGTTATTATAACATGCCTTTAGAAGAGGATTTAGTTGAAAAACGAATGATAAAAGATGTCGAAACTATTGATGGCAATATGGATATTTTTGACGCAGCAAATAAGTTTTTGAGTTCAAAACGAAGACGTTTTCCTATTGTTGAAAATGGAAAATTGGTAGGTCAAATTAGTCAAAAAGATATTTTAAAAGCAGCATTATATCTTAAATCAGAAAATTGGAATAGTAGCACTAAAGGTTAA
- a CDS encoding NAD(P)H-binding protein, with protein sequence MKKTQISILGCGWLGLPLAQSLIKNGYHVKGSTTSKNKKLELQNKGIDPFLIHLSEELVEGNIEGFLKKSELLIINIPPGLRKNPKKNHVSEIEQLVHHIEKSEVKRVLYISSTSVFKDYVDYPIITHNTLPNATSNSAKQLIQIENLLRINSSFTSTILRFSGLIGNDRHPGKILSGRKNISNGKAPVNLVHRDDCLSIITRLIEKHIWDEDFNASYPSHPIKEDYYTKYCEKNNLELPKFDNKATSKGKIIDSSKLAQLLKYEYKTGL encoded by the coding sequence ATGAAAAAAACTCAAATAAGTATTTTAGGATGTGGTTGGCTGGGGTTACCATTAGCACAATCATTAATTAAAAATGGCTACCACGTAAAAGGTTCTACCACTAGTAAGAACAAAAAATTAGAATTACAAAATAAAGGTATTGACCCTTTTCTTATTCATTTAAGTGAAGAGTTAGTTGAAGGAAATATTGAAGGTTTTTTAAAAAAGAGTGAACTTTTAATCATTAACATCCCACCTGGATTAAGAAAAAATCCTAAGAAAAATCACGTCTCAGAAATTGAACAACTCGTACATCATATCGAAAAAAGTGAAGTTAAGCGTGTCCTTTATATCAGCTCTACTTCTGTTTTTAAGGATTATGTTGACTACCCAATAATTACTCATAATACGCTTCCAAACGCTACGTCAAATTCTGCAAAACAATTAATCCAAATTGAAAATCTTCTAAGAATCAATTCAAGTTTTACATCGACAATCTTAAGATTTTCTGGTCTCATAGGAAACGATAGACATCCAGGGAAAATATTATCTGGACGAAAAAATATTTCAAACGGAAAAGCACCCGTAAATCTTGTTCATAGAGATGACTGTCTCTCAATAATTACAAGATTAATAGAAAAACACATTTGGGATGAAGACTTTAATGCTAGTTATCCTAGTCACCCAATAAAAGAAGATTACTATACTAAATATTGTGAAAAAAATAATTTAGAATTACCAAAATTTGATAATAAAGCAACTTCTAAAGGAAAAATTATTGATAGTTCTAAACTGGCACAACTATTGAAATATGAGTATAAAACTGGCCTTTAG
- a CDS encoding NAD-dependent epimerase/dehydratase family protein, whose amino-acid sequence MSSKILIIGACGQIGTELTSKLREIHGVDNVIASDINTRNLDLVNAGPFEIIDAKNYNAIHDCCKQNNVKTIYLMAALLSATGEKYPMEAWDLNMNSLFHVLNLAKDKVIDKIFWPSSIAVFGPTTPRDNTPQFTVCEPTTVYGITKQVGERWCEYYNKKYGVDVRSIRYPGIISHKAMPGGGTTDYAVEIYHEAIKEGKYECFLSENTELPMMYMEDAIKATTDLMHASSDKIKIRSSYNLAAISFTPKQIFESIKKHIPNFIITYNPDFRQAIADSWPSSIDDSVARKDWDWQHDFDLDKMTQEMIENLEKQVCRVDFNPR is encoded by the coding sequence ATGTCTTCCAAAATATTAATTATAGGTGCTTGTGGTCAAATAGGAACAGAACTCACTTCAAAATTAAGAGAGATACATGGTGTGGATAACGTCATTGCTAGTGATATTAATACGCGTAATCTCGATTTAGTTAACGCTGGCCCGTTTGAAATTATAGACGCAAAAAATTATAATGCCATTCATGATTGTTGTAAACAAAACAATGTGAAAACCATTTACCTTATGGCGGCATTGCTTAGCGCAACAGGTGAAAAATATCCAATGGAAGCATGGGATTTGAATATGAATTCGCTATTTCATGTTCTGAATTTAGCAAAAGATAAAGTCATAGATAAAATATTTTGGCCAAGCAGTATTGCAGTCTTTGGGCCGACTACTCCAAGAGATAATACACCTCAATTTACTGTTTGCGAACCTACAACTGTTTACGGTATTACCAAACAAGTTGGTGAGCGCTGGTGTGAGTATTACAACAAGAAATATGGCGTCGATGTTCGTAGTATAAGATATCCAGGGATTATAAGTCACAAAGCAATGCCTGGTGGCGGCACGACCGATTATGCGGTAGAAATCTATCACGAGGCCATTAAAGAAGGTAAATACGAATGCTTTTTATCTGAAAACACGGAACTACCAATGATGTATATGGAAGACGCTATTAAAGCAACTACAGATTTGATGCATGCATCTTCAGATAAGATTAAAATACGCTCATCGTATAATTTAGCGGCTATAAGCTTCACACCTAAGCAAATTTTTGAAAGTATAAAAAAACACATTCCAAATTTTATAATTACTTACAATCCAGATTTTAGACAAGCGATTGCAGACAGTTGGCCATCATCTATTGATGATAGTGTTGCAAGAAAAGATTGGGATTGGCAACACGACTTTGACCTTGATAAAATGACGCAAGAAATGATAGAGAATTTAGAGAAGCAGGTTTGTCGCGTTGATTTTAATCCTAGATAG
- the rseP gene encoding RIP metalloprotease RseP — translation MEFIIKISQFLLSLSLLIVLHELGHFIPAKLFKTKVEKFYLFFDVKFSLFKKKIGDTVYGIGWLPLGGYVKIAGMIDESMDKEQMAMPAQPWEFRSKPAWQRLIIMLGGVTVNFILAYVIFVFVAFTYGDTDIEIDSLKGGYFIQDPVLLDAGFKTGDKVLAINDQSIEMDTEIGQYIIGAQQMTVKRDGVEKVISLPENFLGQLSDEGSKNLFRYRYPFIVKSVPDSSANASVDIKKGDVILGLNGKKIEYFDAFEGELKNYKGQTVSAEILRDDKTIIRDLKVNDEAMLNIFRLIDAKRFTEMGYYDVIKTEYSFGESFGAGARKFKSTVINYFSQLKAIFNPKTEAYKGLGGFKSIYDIFPDIWSWQAFWKLTAFLSIMLAVLNLLPIPALDGGHVMFLLYEMISGRTPSEKFLERAQVIGFFILIALVLFANGNDIFKAITR, via the coding sequence ATGGAATTTATCATAAAAATATCTCAATTTTTACTCAGTTTATCCTTACTCATCGTACTGCATGAACTTGGTCACTTTATACCAGCAAAATTATTTAAAACTAAAGTTGAAAAATTTTACCTCTTTTTTGATGTGAAGTTTTCACTTTTTAAGAAAAAAATTGGTGATACCGTTTACGGTATTGGCTGGTTACCACTTGGTGGCTACGTAAAAATTGCAGGAATGATTGACGAGAGTATGGACAAGGAGCAAATGGCTATGCCTGCGCAGCCATGGGAGTTTCGTTCTAAGCCAGCCTGGCAACGTTTGATTATTATGTTAGGTGGTGTAACAGTTAATTTTATTCTGGCTTATGTCATATTTGTATTTGTTGCTTTTACTTATGGTGATACAGATATTGAAATAGACAGTCTAAAAGGTGGTTATTTTATCCAAGACCCAGTACTATTAGATGCTGGATTTAAAACAGGTGATAAGGTTTTAGCGATTAATGATCAGAGTATCGAAATGGATACCGAAATAGGGCAATACATTATTGGTGCGCAGCAAATGACTGTAAAAAGAGATGGCGTAGAAAAAGTTATTAGCTTACCAGAGAATTTTTTAGGACAGTTATCTGATGAAGGTAGTAAAAACCTTTTTAGATATCGTTATCCTTTTATTGTAAAGTCTGTACCTGATTCTTCAGCTAATGCTTCGGTAGACATAAAGAAAGGTGATGTGATTTTAGGACTCAATGGTAAGAAAATCGAATATTTTGATGCATTTGAAGGTGAGCTTAAAAATTACAAAGGTCAAACTGTAAGCGCCGAAATATTAAGAGATGACAAAACTATAATTAGAGACTTAAAAGTCAATGACGAGGCGATGCTTAATATATTTCGACTAATTGATGCTAAACGTTTTACCGAAATGGGTTATTATGATGTCATAAAGACAGAATATTCTTTTGGAGAAAGTTTTGGAGCAGGAGCGAGGAAGTTTAAATCTACGGTTATAAATTATTTTTCTCAGCTAAAAGCGATTTTTAATCCTAAAACAGAGGCTTATAAAGGACTTGGCGGTTTTAAATCTATATATGATATTTTCCCTGATATTTGGAGTTGGCAAGCCTTTTGGAAGTTAACAGCATTTTTATCAATCATGTTGGCAGTTTTAAACTTGTTGCCTATACCAGCATTAGACGGTGGTCATGTGATGTTTTTACTATATGAAATGATTTCTGGACGTACACCTAGTGAGAAATTTTTAGAGCGTGCACAGGTTATAGGATTCTTTATTTTAATTGCATTAGTACTATTTGCTAATGGTAATGATATATTTAAAGCAATAACAAGATAA
- a CDS encoding SCO family protein has product MSLLTFFNGYKKFAIFFSILCIVIISIIFSILNKKEQLPIYEPDMVNEEMVDESIRHVSKYHTIADFSLTNQNGKTITQDDFKDKIYVADFFFTTCQTICPIMTDHMYQIQKEIIGDDDIMLLSHSVTPVKDSVPVLKAYAKKKGVIDRKWNLVTGDKKQIYELARKSYLAVKEDGNGDIYDMIHTENFMLIDKKRQIRGFYDGTQSEDIERLLEDIKTLKSFGGS; this is encoded by the coding sequence ATGTCACTACTCACATTCTTCAATGGCTATAAAAAATTTGCCATTTTCTTTTCGATATTATGCATTGTTATTATTAGTATCATTTTCAGCATATTAAATAAAAAAGAGCAACTTCCTATTTATGAACCGGATATGGTTAATGAAGAAATGGTAGACGAAAGCATTAGACATGTTTCAAAATATCATACTATTGCCGATTTTAGTTTGACTAATCAAAACGGAAAAACTATAACTCAGGACGACTTTAAAGATAAAATCTATGTGGCTGATTTTTTCTTTACAACATGCCAAACCATATGTCCTATAATGACAGATCACATGTATCAAATCCAAAAAGAGATTATTGGCGATGATGATATAATGTTGCTCTCTCACTCTGTAACTCCTGTGAAAGATAGTGTACCGGTACTAAAAGCTTATGCAAAAAAGAAAGGCGTTATTGACCGCAAATGGAATTTAGTTACAGGTGACAAAAAACAAATTTACGAGTTAGCAAGAAAAAGTTACTTAGCAGTTAAAGAAGATGGTAACGGAGACATTTATGATATGATTCATACCGAAAACTTTATGCTTATTGACAAAAAACGTCAGATAAGAGGCTTTTATGACGGTACTCAATCTGAAGATATAGAACGATTACTAGAGGATATCAAAACCTTAAAATCTTTTGGTGGTTCATAA
- a CDS encoding ferrous iron transport protein A produces the protein MTLAELKRGQNATIIDVSSKKIPLKLLEMGCLPGNSVELVQVAPFSDPMYLNINGTHLAIRKETANHILIETNDA, from the coding sequence TTGACTTTAGCAGAATTAAAACGTGGTCAAAATGCCACAATAATAGATGTTTCCTCTAAAAAGATTCCACTAAAACTCTTAGAAATGGGTTGCTTACCAGGTAATTCTGTAGAGTTAGTTCAAGTCGCTCCGTTTTCTGACCCAATGTATCTTAATATAAATGGAACGCATTTAGCAATCAGAAAAGAAACCGCCAACCACATCCTAATCGAAACCAACGATGCCTAA